The following DNA comes from Gammaproteobacteria bacterium.
GATTCTTGAGGGCTAATACTTGGAACGGTTGTGAGCCAAATCAGCTGGATGATAGGCGAATGATCTCCTAAATTTTAGGAGGCAGTATACACTTCTTTTTCAGAAACTCATATGTGAAAAATCCGCCAATAATCAGCAATAACGATACTGAAAAAATAAGATTATCATCAAGTGGCGTTTTGATGATTGAATGTTCCATAATGGTAATAGCCAGTGGTGTAAAGCCAAATATCAGTCCTGACTTGTCGGGTCCAATTTTTTCAATCGATTTCTGTGAGAAATAAATAGGAATGATTAGTGTTACGGTGGCAATTAATAATGTTTGAGGAATCATAATGAAGTCGAGCTGAGCAAATTGATGATCGTAAAGTGCGTAGGCGAGGCTGGCTAGCCATAACAACCAAAATCGAAATGAAAGGATCTCGATCGCGGTAAAATTTTGTTGATTCAGCTTGGCGGATACGCGTAAATAAGTATAGCCGACAATCCCGACGGAGAGGGTGGAAAATAGAAAAATTAGATAAGACGTGCCTGGATAAATGAATCCATACATGATGTAAAAAGAGATTAAGCTAAGCGATAAAAGGACTAGCTTGATAAGTTGTGATTTTTTCTTTTGCGCGCGATAGAGCATATATGAACTGAGTAAGCTTAATATTGAAAATAAAGAAATGATGAAAGCGGCGGGTGAGAAGTAAACGGGAATCAAAAAACTCCCGAACCATTGAACTAGCATGAGAGTATTAATAACAATAAAAGCAGTGCGTAGTTTAACTATTCGTGCGTAAGTATCAGCAACTGATTTCCAGCGATGCACGTTAAAAAAGAGAATCGCGAAGCTAGTCGACATGAAGATTAAGAGCATGTCAGGCATTCTTGTGCCAATAAGCCGAATAAAAATAACTGAGAGCGCAGTACAGATCACATAAAGAAAAGCATATTTCATCTTACCATCCATTTTTATCGAGCATTAAGATTTCATTCACTTCTTGGTTGAGTAATGATGGGTCGTTGTGTTGGCAGGCGACGAACGCAACCGTATCAAGCAAAGAGCTCGGTATTTTTTCAGCAACATGTCCTGTTTTCGCTAACTGCTCTATTTTATCGATCGATTGATAGTTTTCTAAGCGATGATGTAGGTCAGGTAAAGGCAGATTCTTGAAGTTATACAAAAAAAGCAAACGTGTTGAATGAGGTTTTTTAACTGCTAAAGGCTTGTCAAAAATAATATTTGCTAATAATTCGGGTTGCGTAGGGAGGCCGGCTAGATGTGTTTCGTGATTTCCCATGCCGTGCGCGCCGCTAATGCGAGGATTTAATTCAATGAGTACAGGGCCATTATCTTTTCTTAGAAAAACCTCGGTGTGCGCAAAGCCGTGATGTAATCCTAGTGCGGTTAATACTTTTTTTACATAAGGGATGATGGTATCTAAGGTTTCGGGTGATTTTTCAACTTCATCGTATTGATACATGGGGGCGTTGCCTGTCCTATCTTTATAATATTTATGAACAGATGAGACATGATGTTCGCCTTTGTAAGAAAAAGTGTCGATGAAATATTCTTCGCCTTCAATATAGTCGCAGATAAGATAGGTGAGTGTTTCTTCTTTGGTGATCGCTTTGATTTCTTCTTGGTTTAAATCAGCGAAAAACTGTTGAAAGTTGTTGAATGAATCGATTCGTGCTGCGCCTAATGTTCCAGCGCCGTACTTGGGTTTTACAAAACAAGGAAACGATGGAATGAATGAGGAAATTTCATCAATTTTTATTTCTATTTGTTTAATATGATTCAATCCATATTTTGCTAGGGCTTCATGCATGAGTCGCTTATCCATGCGCAGACGAGAGGTGGCTGAATCGTTGGCGAATGCGGGCGCGAGTGCGTTTGCAATCTGGTCGCCAATCGGAACCGTCCACTCTATCCCATTTAATACATAGTCGACATGAGAGAGCGTTTTGATTGCTTCTTCTGGTTTTTCTGAGAAAATTT
Coding sequences within:
- a CDS encoding ATP-grasp domain-containing protein — protein: MERILLINPFASPGYLSQSFKELGIKTTALYTYAYDTMLDYIKPEKFWFDEQIFSEKPEEAIKTLSHVDYVLNGIEWTVPIGDQIANALAPAFANDSATSRLRMDKRLMHEALAKYGLNHIKQIEIKIDEISSFIPSFPCFVKPKYGAGTLGAARIDSFNNFQQFFADLNQEEIKAITKEETLTYLICDYIEGEEYFIDTFSYKGEHHVSSVHKYYKDRTGNAPMYQYDEVEKSPETLDTIIPYVKKVLTALGLHHGFAHTEVFLRKDNGPVLIELNPRISGAHGMGNHETHLAGLPTQPELLANIIFDKPLAVKKPHSTRLLFLYNFKNLPLPDLHHRLENYQSIDKIEQLAKTGHVAEKIPSSLLDTVAFVACQHNDPSLLNQEVNEILMLDKNGW